A genomic segment from Streptomyces sp. NBC_00237 encodes:
- a CDS encoding NAD(P)-dependent oxidoreductase, which translates to MEASEGGRLDPVDPESVSPQSLSAFQDYLAVRHRTIRLPDRTLRRRIGGRTVLVTGAAGCIGRALLSELHSYAPARTVGVGLEERPLLPDATEYHRLDIREGSRLTALMRRVRPDLVFHLAAQRDPGLAEREAALTITTNVLGTANVIEACAAAGTGQLVYASTGKALRPYTSDVYAQSKRTGEWLVADAAERGALPGAAVRFTHVVDNAIVLSRFRTWCRRGQPLRLHGRDTSFYVQSARESAQLLLTAALAPLDAQFRLYAIHDLGWPVRLLDLALGTVAEQGRAVPVQVVGYEPGYEEQPYPGLYDPRYSGDLSPLINSLEAPNADPAPGGDVDCAEGRPRLTPELRAGFERLAHTCTRSGAEGEIRDVFDTLGWGLLNHAIAGAAPDSVRRITRLTRPHRTRMTPEHLRIDDLFRKHEVSLPTAEEALR; encoded by the coding sequence ATGGAAGCTTCCGAGGGCGGTCGGCTGGACCCGGTGGACCCAGAAAGCGTGTCCCCGCAGAGCCTGTCCGCCTTCCAGGACTATCTGGCCGTACGCCACCGAACGATCCGACTGCCCGATCGCACCCTGCGCCGGCGCATCGGCGGCCGCACCGTCCTGGTCACCGGTGCGGCAGGCTGTATCGGGCGGGCGCTGCTCAGCGAACTGCACTCCTACGCCCCGGCGCGCACGGTCGGCGTGGGACTGGAGGAGCGGCCCCTCCTGCCCGACGCCACCGAGTACCACCGCCTCGACATCCGCGAAGGATCACGCCTGACCGCGCTCATGCGCCGGGTCCGGCCCGACCTCGTCTTCCACCTGGCCGCACAGCGCGACCCGGGCCTGGCCGAACGTGAGGCCGCGCTCACCATCACCACCAATGTGCTCGGCACCGCCAACGTCATCGAGGCGTGTGCCGCCGCCGGCACCGGGCAACTCGTGTACGCCTCCACCGGAAAGGCCCTGCGGCCCTACACCAGCGACGTGTACGCCCAGAGCAAGCGCACCGGGGAATGGCTGGTCGCCGACGCGGCGGAGCGCGGGGCGCTGCCGGGCGCCGCCGTCCGCTTCACACACGTCGTCGACAACGCGATCGTCCTCTCCCGCTTCCGCACCTGGTGCCGCAGGGGCCAACCGCTGCGGCTGCACGGCAGGGACACCTCCTTCTACGTCCAGTCGGCGCGCGAGTCGGCCCAGTTGCTGCTCACTGCCGCGCTGGCGCCCCTCGACGCGCAGTTCCGGCTGTACGCCATCCACGACCTGGGCTGGCCCGTGCGCCTGCTGGACCTGGCCCTGGGAACCGTGGCCGAACAGGGCAGGGCGGTGCCCGTGCAGGTCGTCGGATACGAGCCGGGCTACGAGGAACAGCCCTACCCCGGTCTCTACGACCCGCGCTACTCCGGTGACCTGAGCCCCCTGATCAACAGCCTGGAGGCGCCGAACGCGGACCCGGCACCCGGCGGCGACGTGGACTGCGCCGAGGGCCGGCCCCGGCTGACTCCGGAGCTGCGTGCTGGCTTCGAGCGGCTGGCGCACACGTGCACCCGCTCCGGTGCCGAGGGCGAGATACGTGACGTCTTCGACACGCTGGGCTGGGGCCTGCTGAACCACGCGATAGCCGGTGCGGCACCGGACTCGGTGCGTCGCATCACCCGGCTCACCCGGCCGCACCGCACCCGGATGACCCCTGAACACCTGCGGATCGACGACCTGTTCCGCAAGCACGAGGTCTCGTTGCCGACGGCCGAGGAGGCCCTGCGATGA
- a CDS encoding trehalose-6-phosphate synthase produces MDTTQQGGAELVIASNRGPVERRTGADGRVTVHRGAGGLIAVLGPALASHGGVWVAAALTDEDRVAARELRARGRLDAVDLPEGRIGVRLLDFDPGDFASYYRTISSELLWFLQHHLQPGGAPTTWDAGLRGHWDAYRRVNDAFATACAEAAAPGATVLLQDYHLTLAARRLRELRPDLRSAHCTMTPWADPEHFAALPDDVRRELVSGLLGADLVCFLVPRWAEAFMSCCEQLGLRVDRARRAVRGPDRRWSRVRCFPVGVDAASLRSRAGAPDVADHERQLSALTRDARLVVRVDRMEPSKNIVRGLDAYALFLEQHPEQHGSVVHFVLAYASRGELAAYRDLAAQVGLLAEDINRRFGTADWQPVVLETRNDFGRGLAAMALADVMVVNPVRDGMNLVAKEAAVLGRRDPALVLSRHAGAADDLADGCTLVDPFDVRQLADAIAESLALPRTERTVRLERLRKGAVALPPGQWLAEVLAALAQEDRTRE; encoded by the coding sequence ATGGACACGACACAGCAGGGCGGCGCCGAGCTGGTGATCGCCTCCAACCGCGGCCCGGTCGAGCGGCGCACCGGCGCCGACGGGCGGGTGACGGTGCACCGGGGGGCGGGCGGACTGATCGCCGTGCTCGGCCCGGCGCTGGCCTCGCACGGCGGGGTGTGGGTGGCCGCCGCCCTCACCGACGAGGACCGGGTCGCCGCTCGTGAACTGCGCGCGCGGGGGCGGCTCGATGCGGTCGATCTGCCCGAGGGGCGGATCGGCGTCCGCCTGCTCGACTTCGATCCCGGCGACTTCGCCAGCTACTACCGCACGATCTCCAGCGAACTGCTGTGGTTCCTCCAGCACCATCTGCAGCCCGGTGGGGCACCGACGACGTGGGATGCGGGGCTCCGGGGCCACTGGGACGCCTACCGCCGCGTCAACGACGCGTTCGCGACAGCGTGTGCCGAGGCCGCCGCGCCCGGCGCGACCGTGCTGCTCCAGGACTACCACCTCACCTTGGCCGCGCGCCGGCTGCGGGAGTTGCGCCCCGACCTGCGCAGCGCGCACTGCACGATGACGCCGTGGGCGGACCCGGAGCACTTCGCCGCGCTCCCGGACGACGTCCGGCGTGAGCTGGTGAGCGGTCTGCTCGGCGCGGACCTGGTGTGCTTCCTCGTACCGCGCTGGGCCGAGGCGTTCATGTCCTGCTGCGAGCAGCTGGGCCTGCGCGTCGACCGTGCCCGGCGGGCCGTGCGCGGTCCCGACCGGCGGTGGTCGCGGGTGCGCTGCTTCCCGGTGGGCGTGGACGCCGCGTCCTTGCGGAGCCGGGCCGGGGCGCCCGACGTGGCGGACCACGAGCGGCAGTTGAGCGCCCTGACCCGCGATGCCCGGCTGGTGGTGCGGGTGGATCGGATGGAGCCTTCGAAGAACATCGTGCGGGGCCTCGACGCCTACGCCCTCTTCCTCGAACAGCACCCCGAGCAGCACGGATCGGTGGTCCACTTCGTACTCGCCTACGCCTCACGCGGCGAGCTGGCCGCCTACCGCGACCTGGCCGCACAGGTCGGCCTGCTGGCCGAGGACATCAACCGGCGCTTCGGCACCGCCGACTGGCAGCCGGTCGTACTGGAGACCCGCAACGACTTCGGGCGCGGCCTGGCGGCGATGGCCCTGGCCGACGTGATGGTGGTGAACCCGGTACGGGACGGCATGAACCTGGTCGCCAAGGAAGCCGCGGTGCTCGGGCGGCGCGATCCGGCACTGGTCCTGTCCCGGCACGCGGGCGCGGCCGACGACCTCGCCGACGGCTGCACGCTCGTGGACCCCTTCGACGTGCGACAGCTGGCGGACGCCATCGCCGAGAGCCTCGCCCTCCCCCGCACCGAACGGACGGTGCGGCTGGAACGCCTGCGCAAAGGGGCCGTCGCCCTGCCGCCCGGCCAATGGCTCGCCGAGGTACTCGCGGCGCTGGCTCAGGAGGACCGCACGCGGGAGTGA
- a CDS encoding MFS transporter, with the protein MFEALTVRNFRLFAAGQLLSVTCTWMMIVAQDWLVLSLSGDSGTALGLVTALQFTPMLLLTLYAGRLADRYDKRLLLMAANLAAGVLALLLALVTFTGELRLWHLWVFAALLGVVNAVEAPTRMAFVGEVVGTTLLPNASALSAAYFNAARVVGSALAGLLISRFDAGPVILLNAVSYLASVGALLLMDPDRLHRGARGPGRGGVVDGLRYLRGRSDLVVPLALVGVIGMFGFNFQLTLPLMAKTVFHADSASFGLLASALAAGSLLAAFATTGRRSRPSAVLVIGSAVAFGAMTTLSALAPTFAVALVLLAATGFAMIYFAQAANHRVQLGTDPAYRGRVMALYTLTLQGTTPLGALLTGWLSEHWGARTGLWSGGAVSLCAGLLALWAHRRGPSAPAPKPGPLRRRPSDARR; encoded by the coding sequence ATGTTCGAAGCCCTGACCGTACGGAACTTCCGGCTCTTCGCCGCCGGGCAGCTCCTGTCCGTCACCTGCACCTGGATGATGATCGTCGCCCAGGACTGGCTGGTGCTCTCGCTGTCCGGCGACTCGGGCACGGCGCTGGGCCTGGTGACGGCCCTCCAGTTCACGCCGATGCTCCTGCTCACGCTGTACGCGGGGCGGCTCGCCGACCGGTACGACAAGCGTCTGCTGCTGATGGCGGCGAACCTCGCCGCAGGCGTCCTGGCGCTCCTGCTGGCCCTGGTCACCTTCACCGGCGAGCTGCGCCTGTGGCACCTCTGGGTGTTCGCTGCGCTGTTGGGCGTCGTGAACGCGGTGGAGGCGCCGACCCGGATGGCGTTCGTCGGCGAGGTGGTCGGCACGACGCTGCTGCCGAACGCCTCGGCGCTGAGCGCCGCGTACTTCAACGCGGCGCGTGTCGTCGGCTCCGCCCTGGCCGGGCTGCTGATCAGCAGGTTCGACGCCGGTCCTGTGATCCTGCTCAACGCGGTGAGTTACCTCGCCAGCGTGGGCGCGCTGCTGCTGATGGATCCCGACCGGCTGCATCGCGGGGCCCGGGGTCCCGGCCGCGGCGGCGTCGTGGACGGTCTGCGGTATCTGAGGGGCCGCTCGGACCTGGTGGTGCCGCTGGCGCTGGTGGGCGTGATCGGCATGTTCGGCTTCAACTTCCAGCTGACGCTGCCGCTCATGGCGAAGACCGTCTTCCACGCGGACTCCGCGTCGTTCGGGTTGCTCGCCAGTGCGCTGGCCGCGGGTTCGCTGCTCGCCGCTTTCGCCACGACGGGGCGGCGGAGCAGGCCGTCGGCCGTGCTGGTCATCGGGTCGGCCGTCGCCTTCGGGGCGATGACGACGCTGTCCGCGCTGGCCCCCACGTTCGCCGTCGCGCTGGTGCTGCTGGCCGCCACGGGATTCGCGATGATCTACTTCGCGCAGGCAGCCAACCACCGGGTGCAGTTGGGCACCGACCCCGCCTACCGGGGCCGGGTGATGGCCCTCTACACCCTCACCCTCCAGGGCACGACCCCGCTGGGAGCCCTCCTGACCGGCTGGCTCAGCGAGCACTGGGGAGCGCGGACGGGCCTCTGGTCCGGCGGCGCCGTGTCCCTGTGCGCGGGGCTGCTCGCCCTGTGGGCACACCGGCGGGGACCTTCCGCCCCGGCCCCGAAACCGGGGCCCCTGCGACGGCGCCCTTCCGACGCCCGCCGGTGA
- a CDS encoding sugar kinase: protein MTSAIPRQSPSQGEPNGDRGARGGKNNKKNKPPETRLHMIVRRSLTLAIIVLLIGIPAGYLLVSAEQSREGGVNKEREAANAGLTVGFPSQVQRRIYHLPIPLMAQNLAYYETNNWKTSRMHVRFATTPADLDVFLKSIGTSTAALKQGEVTIRPHDQATVGWVFTPHRKWSGLTYAQKDPLPTVDITVDRTVPQRPWVYAVSTASP from the coding sequence ATGACTTCAGCGATTCCGCGCCAGAGCCCCTCCCAGGGCGAGCCGAACGGCGACCGTGGCGCACGCGGCGGCAAGAACAACAAGAAGAACAAGCCGCCGGAGACCCGCCTGCACATGATCGTGCGCCGCAGTCTCACCCTGGCCATCATCGTGCTGCTCATCGGCATCCCCGCCGGTTACCTCCTGGTCTCCGCCGAGCAGAGCCGCGAGGGCGGCGTGAACAAGGAGCGCGAGGCGGCCAACGCCGGACTCACCGTCGGCTTCCCCTCCCAGGTGCAGCGGCGCATCTACCACCTGCCGATCCCGCTGATGGCCCAGAACCTCGCGTACTACGAGACCAACAACTGGAAGACCAGCCGGATGCACGTCCGGTTCGCCACCACCCCCGCCGACCTGGACGTCTTCCTCAAGAGCATCGGTACGTCCACCGCCGCCCTCAAGCAGGGCGAGGTGACCATCAGGCCGCACGACCAGGCCACCGTCGGCTGGGTCTTCACCCCGCACCGCAAGTGGTCGGGCCTGACGTACGCGCAGAAGGACCCGCTGCCCACCGTCGACATCACCGTCGACCGCACGGTGCCCCAGCGGCCCTGGGTGTACGCGGTCTCCACGGCCAGCCCCTGA